One genomic window of Evansella cellulosilytica DSM 2522 includes the following:
- a CDS encoding pyridoxal phosphate-dependent aminotransferase, with protein MKALSISRNDLPRSGIREIMDVSSTMKDVIHLEVGEPNEDTPQNIRIAATEAMNSGFTHYTPNAGLPSLRTSIVKHVYDKYEIVADPSQVIITPGAVTAIAVALLALVDAGEEVLIPDPGWPNYEQMLISQGAVPVRYPLIPQNEFSPNFDKLEQLVSSKTKAIIINSPGNPTGGVLNEYVLKKVLSFASKQDLYVISDEVYDGIVFETKHVCPFSLDNEDRVISIFGFSKNYAMTGWRVGYAIAPPHIAPLMTKLLEPLVSCASSVSQKAAEEAINGPQDFVTNMREIYRSRKDKVTAMFSDAGVKVFEPKGAFYMLIDVSNININRDEVAIQLLNEDKVAVAPGITFGPSTKEMIRISLATEERDLIEGVKRICRFIKRHRIEGVSL; from the coding sequence ATGAAAGCATTATCTATTAGTAGAAATGATCTTCCACGCTCAGGAATCCGAGAAATAATGGACGTCTCTTCAACTATGAAAGATGTCATTCATCTAGAGGTAGGGGAACCGAATGAAGATACTCCTCAAAATATAAGGATTGCTGCAACTGAAGCAATGAATTCAGGATTTACACATTATACACCTAATGCTGGCCTACCATCATTAAGGACATCGATTGTAAAACATGTATACGATAAATATGAAATAGTTGCTGACCCTTCACAAGTGATCATTACACCGGGGGCTGTAACAGCAATTGCAGTAGCGTTGCTTGCATTAGTAGATGCAGGAGAAGAAGTGCTCATTCCAGATCCCGGATGGCCAAATTATGAGCAAATGTTAATAAGTCAAGGAGCAGTTCCTGTTAGGTATCCATTAATACCGCAAAACGAGTTTTCTCCTAATTTTGATAAACTTGAACAATTAGTTTCTTCAAAAACAAAAGCAATTATTATTAATAGTCCTGGGAATCCAACTGGGGGAGTCCTAAATGAATATGTTCTAAAGAAAGTGTTAAGTTTTGCCTCAAAACAAGATCTATATGTCATTTCAGACGAAGTATATGATGGGATAGTTTTTGAGACAAAACATGTTTGTCCTTTTTCTTTAGATAATGAAGATCGAGTAATCAGTATTTTTGGCTTTTCTAAAAATTATGCAATGACGGGCTGGCGAGTTGGCTATGCAATTGCTCCACCACATATTGCGCCATTAATGACTAAATTGTTAGAACCACTCGTTTCATGCGCATCATCGGTATCACAAAAGGCTGCAGAAGAAGCAATTAATGGACCACAAGATTTCGTAACGAATATGAGGGAAATATATAGAAGTAGAAAAGACAAAGTAACAGCAATGTTTTCTGATGCTGGAGTAAAGGTATTTGAACCAAAAGGTGCCTTCTATATGTTGATAGATGTTTCTAATATAAATATCAATCGTGATGAAGTTGCAATTCAATTATTAAATGAAGATAAGGTTGCCGTAGCCCCTGGCATAACATTTGGTCCATCAACTAAAGAAATGATAAGAATATCACTTGCAACAGAAGAAAGGGATTTAATAGAAGGCGTAAAAAGAATTTGTCGATTTATTAAAAGACATCGCATAGAGGGAGTTTCTTTATGA
- a CDS encoding FadR/GntR family transcriptional regulator encodes MLQKITTLTAKEEVIKQLITLIKDGKLKPGDKLPNEKELMEKLSVGRSTIREAKQVLISKNILESYPGKGTFIKDLEFDVILDEDVLDAILKEDDVLYSLYEAREIIDIETAVLAAQRATDDDISKITHALQLMKEAMDEDELFEQGLHFHMAICKASHNPILIRLYYLILKLLRKNQYSKYVINMQDEIRIHEDIVIALKEKCVNKTREAVNAHFNYVRESSKEN; translated from the coding sequence GTGTTACAAAAAATTACGACTTTAACAGCAAAGGAAGAAGTGATTAAGCAGCTTATTACACTAATTAAAGATGGGAAGTTAAAGCCTGGAGACAAGCTTCCTAATGAAAAAGAACTAATGGAAAAATTAAGTGTTGGTAGATCAACAATTAGGGAAGCTAAGCAAGTGTTAATTTCAAAAAATATTCTTGAAAGTTATCCAGGAAAGGGAACGTTTATTAAGGATTTAGAGTTTGATGTTATTTTAGATGAAGATGTACTAGATGCGATATTAAAAGAAGATGATGTTCTTTATTCTTTGTATGAGGCAAGAGAGATTATTGATATAGAGACTGCTGTTCTCGCAGCACAGCGAGCTACAGATGATGATATTAGTAAAATCACTCATGCACTTCAGTTAATGAAAGAAGCTATGGATGAAGATGAATTGTTTGAACAAGGGTTGCATTTTCATATGGCCATTTGTAAAGCATCTCATAATCCAATTTTAATAAGATTATATTACTTAATTTTAAAGCTTTTAAGAAAAAATCAGTACTCTAAATATGTTATCAATATGCAGGATGAAATAAGAATACATGAAGATATAGTCATTGCCCTCAAAGAAAAATGTGTCAATAAAACTAGAGAGGCAGTGAATGCTCATTTCAATTATGTTAGAGAATCGTCAAAGGAAAATTGA
- the uxuA gene encoding mannonate dehydratase encodes MKMVFRWFGEDNDHVQLRDIKQIPGTEGIVWSLHHVPAGEEWMMEDILAVKEQAEAHGLHIDVVESVNVHEDIKLGLPTRDKYIENYKTTIGKLARAGVKVICYNFMPIFDWLRTDLAKELEDGSTALFYEGSQIENIDPFDLVKEIAENSDRTMPGWEPERLAHLTKLFEAYKGVTEEDLWENLTYFLEEIIPVAEQHDIKMAIHPDDPPWSVFGLPRIITNKENLQRFLNVVDSPYNGLTLCSGSLGANPNNDVADMVKSFAERIHFAHIRNVKIYDNGDFIETSHRTEDGSVDIYNIVKAYHDIGFTGYVRPDHGRHIWNEQCRPGYGLYDRALGIMYLWGIWDSLVRQSNSTEAIQLKVMNQAADK; translated from the coding sequence ATGAAAATGGTATTTCGATGGTTCGGAGAAGATAACGATCACGTGCAATTACGAGATATTAAACAAATTCCAGGAACAGAAGGAATTGTTTGGTCACTTCATCATGTGCCGGCAGGGGAAGAATGGATGATGGAAGACATTCTAGCGGTGAAGGAACAAGCAGAGGCACATGGCTTACATATCGATGTTGTAGAAAGTGTGAATGTGCATGAGGATATAAAGCTAGGACTTCCAACGAGGGATAAGTACATTGAAAACTATAAAACAACCATTGGCAAGCTAGCGAGGGCAGGGGTAAAGGTCATCTGCTACAACTTTATGCCTATTTTTGATTGGTTACGTACGGATTTAGCAAAGGAGCTAGAAGATGGATCTACTGCTTTATTTTACGAAGGCTCACAAATAGAAAACATTGATCCTTTTGATTTAGTAAAGGAAATTGCCGAGAACTCGGACAGGACGATGCCAGGTTGGGAGCCAGAACGACTTGCCCACTTGACGAAGCTATTTGAAGCATATAAAGGAGTTACGGAAGAAGATCTTTGGGAGAACTTAACTTACTTTTTAGAAGAGATCATTCCCGTTGCAGAGCAGCACGACATAAAGATGGCTATCCACCCCGACGATCCACCTTGGTCTGTTTTCGGACTGCCACGGATCATAACAAATAAAGAAAATTTACAGCGCTTTTTAAACGTAGTCGATAGCCCGTATAATGGACTAACCCTTTGTAGTGGTTCATTAGGAGCGAACCCGAATAATGATGTTGCTGATATGGTCAAATCCTTTGCAGAGAGAATTCATTTTGCACATATACGCAATGTAAAAATATATGATAACGGTGATTTTATTGAAACATCTCACCGAACTGAGGACGGCTCCGTAGATATTTATAACATCGTAAAAGCCTACCACGATATAGGCTTTACAGGCTATGTACGACCTGACCACGGAAGGCACATATGGAATGAGCAATGTCGCCCAGGCTACGGCCTTTACGACCGAGCACTCGGTATCATGTATTTGTGGGGGATTTGGGATTCGCTTGTTAGACAATCAAATAGTACCGAAGCAATTCAATTGAAAGTGATGAATCAAGCAGCTGATAAGTAA
- a CDS encoding bifunctional 2-keto-4-hydroxyglutarate aldolase/2-keto-3-deoxy-6-phosphogluconate aldolase — protein sequence MFQSYETLQKLVAAKVTAVVRGDSYEEAETIANACVEGGISSIEITFTTPNAGSLIAHLKAQQKEITVGAGSVLDAETARFAILQGAEYVVSPCFDEETAKLCNTYHIPYIPGCMTIKEIKEAIQFGVALIKLFPGNNFSPAMIQAVKGPLPKVEMMPTGGVNMNNVQEWFENGAAAVGVGSDWNRALRAAGPKGVVEAAESYMDILVNYATT from the coding sequence ATGTTTCAAAGCTATGAAACGCTGCAAAAGCTAGTTGCAGCAAAGGTAACTGCCGTCGTTAGAGGAGATAGCTATGAAGAGGCAGAAACAATAGCAAACGCTTGCGTCGAAGGGGGAATTTCCTCTATAGAAATTACTTTTACAACACCGAATGCGGGAAGCTTAATAGCCCATTTAAAAGCACAGCAAAAGGAGATTACAGTTGGTGCAGGTAGTGTGCTTGATGCAGAAACTGCAAGGTTTGCGATTCTTCAAGGTGCAGAATATGTTGTTTCGCCTTGCTTTGATGAGGAAACCGCAAAGCTATGCAACACATACCACATTCCATACATACCAGGTTGTATGACAATTAAAGAAATAAAAGAGGCAATACAGTTTGGTGTAGCACTGATTAAGCTTTTTCCAGGTAACAATTTTTCTCCAGCTATGATTCAAGCTGTTAAAGGGCCACTACCAAAAGTTGAGATGATGCCAACAGGTGGAGTGAACATGAACAACGTTCAGGAGTGGTTTGAAAATGGTGCTGCAGCAGTTGGTGTCGGTAGTGATTGGAATAGGGCACTTCGAGCAGCAGGACCAAAGGGTGTTGTCGAAGCGGCTGAAAGCTACATGGACATTCTCGTAAACTATGCAACAACATGA
- a CDS encoding sugar kinase, whose protein sequence is MKQKDVMTIGDAMITFNPVSKGPMRYSQSFERKVGGAELNFAIGCARLGLQTGWISRLGADEFGRHILNFVRGEGIDVSEVKLVNGYPTSLNFKEILEDGSGSTYYYRYQSPTTVITKDAINEDYIKASKFLHITGVFAAIDKKNPGILKHAVALAKKHDVKVSLDPNLRLKLWTLEEAKETLIQLLPFVDVVLCGEEEAELLFGEKYVEEYIHIFKEYGIRDIVIKQGEKGATAFRAEEGKILYGRPIKAKIVVDTVGAGDGFNAGYIYSLLNGKTLEESLKIANTIGSMVVAVSGDNEGLPYLEDVAIALGEKKKIER, encoded by the coding sequence ATGAAACAAAAAGATGTCATGACGATTGGAGATGCAATGATTACTTTCAACCCTGTATCTAAAGGGCCGATGAGATATAGTCAATCCTTCGAGAGAAAGGTTGGTGGAGCTGAACTTAACTTTGCAATTGGTTGTGCTCGCCTCGGTTTACAGACGGGATGGATTAGTCGGTTAGGTGCGGATGAATTCGGTCGCCACATTTTAAATTTTGTAAGAGGAGAAGGAATCGACGTCTCTGAAGTAAAACTAGTCAATGGTTATCCTACTTCGCTCAATTTTAAAGAAATATTAGAGGATGGTTCAGGAAGTACATATTATTATCGCTATCAATCCCCAACAACCGTTATAACGAAAGATGCTATAAACGAAGATTATATTAAAGCTTCAAAATTCCTTCATATTACTGGTGTTTTTGCTGCAATTGATAAAAAAAATCCTGGGATTTTAAAACATGCAGTAGCCCTCGCCAAAAAGCACGATGTGAAAGTATCGTTAGACCCAAATTTAAGATTAAAGCTATGGACATTAGAAGAAGCGAAAGAAACATTAATACAATTATTGCCTTTTGTTGATGTTGTTTTATGTGGAGAGGAGGAAGCAGAATTACTTTTTGGTGAAAAATATGTAGAGGAATATATTCATATTTTTAAAGAATATGGCATTAGAGATATTGTCATTAAACAAGGAGAAAAAGGTGCGACAGCCTTTCGCGCGGAGGAAGGCAAAATACTTTATGGACGCCCGATAAAGGCGAAGATCGTTGTAGACACGGTAGGTGCTGGAGATGGCTTCAATGCTGGATACATATACTCGTTGTTAAATGGAAAAACGTTAGAGGAGTCTTTAAAAATAGCAAACACAATTGGATCGATGGTTGTTGCAGTATCTGGTGACAACGAAGGACTGCCGTATTTAGAGGATGTTGCTATAGCGTTAGGAGAGAAGAAAAAAATAGAGAGATAG
- a CDS encoding zinc ribbon domain-containing protein: MFCSSCGSKVREGSNFCVKCGAKVKSPIQENTGISPTPKVVNNNTSAETPAPPAKQTNQESYAVVYIVLGWVFFAISLLFIPPLFGVGAFVMGLLLYRTGADTHGIIMMVLSAVGTVFGMFLGLLFTFL; encoded by the coding sequence ATGTTTTGTTCTAGTTGTGGAAGTAAAGTGAGAGAAGGTAGTAATTTTTGTGTAAAGTGTGGAGCGAAAGTGAAATCACCGATACAAGAAAATACAGGTATTTCTCCTACGCCAAAAGTTGTAAACAATAACACCTCGGCTGAAACACCTGCTCCCCCCGCTAAGCAAACAAATCAAGAAAGCTACGCGGTCGTTTACATCGTATTAGGTTGGGTATTTTTTGCCATTTCATTGTTATTTATCCCACCATTGTTCGGCGTCGGCGCATTTGTCATGGGGCTATTATTATATAGAACTGGAGCTGACACACACGGAATCATTATGATGGTATTATCTGCTGTTGGTACCGTATTCGGAATGTTCCTTGGATTACTTTTTACATTTTTATAA
- a CDS encoding nuclease-related domain-containing protein has product MAVIHKGDNELKGRAQKNLLLSIVFTIPTLLYMFLFFTQSFHFPGFFHLLAIVPAAIGSYFWRQYDKLRSGIKGEERTTKALANLPDGYEVFTSVKIATGEGRTELDQLIVGEKGIFIVEVKNHNGKIVGHEEDHSWVQHKVGQKGGRYTSNMKNPVKQVRRQVYLLSQYLKENKSQVWIEGVVLFSNRRATVNVRTERTPVFSDPDQLSYYLSSYQPKRKPSTEQLNKVKNLLKR; this is encoded by the coding sequence ATGGCAGTGATACATAAAGGTGATAATGAGTTAAAGGGTAGGGCACAAAAGAATTTATTGTTGTCGATTGTGTTTACTATTCCAACCTTACTCTACATGTTCTTATTTTTTACACAAAGCTTTCATTTCCCTGGATTCTTTCACTTGTTGGCTATTGTCCCTGCTGCAATTGGTAGTTATTTTTGGCGGCAGTATGACAAATTACGGTCTGGTATTAAAGGAGAAGAGCGAACGACGAAAGCGTTGGCAAACCTACCAGATGGATATGAGGTATTTACTTCCGTTAAGATTGCTACAGGTGAAGGGCGCACGGAACTGGACCAACTCATTGTTGGTGAGAAGGGCATTTTTATTGTAGAGGTAAAAAACCATAATGGAAAAATTGTAGGACATGAGGAAGATCATTCTTGGGTGCAACATAAAGTTGGCCAAAAGGGTGGAAGATACACGTCAAATATGAAAAATCCTGTTAAGCAAGTAAGGAGACAAGTATACCTTCTTTCTCAATATTTGAAAGAAAACAAGAGTCAAGTTTGGATTGAAGGTGTTGTTTTATTTTCGAATCGAAGAGCAACTGTCAATGTGAGAACAGAGCGTACGCCGGTTTTCTCAGATCCAGATCAATTATCTTATTATTTATCTTCTTATCAACCAAAGAGAAAGCCTTCTACAGAACAATTAAACAAGGTGAAAAACTTATTAAAACGGTAA